One segment of Marvinbryantia formatexigens DSM 14469 DNA contains the following:
- a CDS encoding HK97 family phage prohead protease has translation MAKIDCDCSGWATKANLKCGDGQTIMPGAFKDCDGMTVPVCWGHIHDDPMRVLGRALLEHKDDGTYAYIDFNNTEQGRNAKELVQHGDVCSLSICANNLVRKGSSIADGVIREVSLVLSGMNPGAYIDTVLDHGEGSEGEVIIYTGEELELYHADSIDDGKTDDGKTDEGETVKEVLETLTEKQMKAVEVLVGTAIEEAAGKDDSGNSGKEGKEINHSEGGENHMKFNVFEKDKDGGEAVLTHSAEMEIIGMAKDNTVGSLQKAMKLYYEDNKDTLKHGFEDYGQLFPEYELLDKGEPELLERDQSWIAAAMRKIRKSPISRIRTRQADARIAELRAKGYQKKGDEKTITGQIKLLSRTTDPQTVYIKDTMHRDDIVDITDFDVVAYQWRYMRHVLDEELAQAALIGDGRDDGDADKIHEDHIRSIWNDAELYTMHVDVDLEAAKTKLQGTNTGANFGENYIMTEAIIEAALYAREDFKGTGTPDLYCTPHMVNQMLLARDLNGRRIYNSRTDLAAALNVNEIHTVEQFVGKTRTDANGNTKKLLGLFVNLADYTFGSTRGGEVTRFEDFDMDFNQYKYMLETRLSGGLTRVQSAIALEEPVTTAG, from the coding sequence ATGGCAAAAATCGATTGCGACTGTAGCGGATGGGCTACAAAAGCCAATCTCAAGTGCGGTGACGGACAGACCATCATGCCGGGCGCGTTTAAAGATTGCGATGGAATGACTGTACCGGTGTGCTGGGGGCATATTCACGACGATCCGATGCGCGTTCTTGGGCGTGCATTATTAGAGCATAAAGACGACGGTACTTATGCCTATATCGACTTTAACAACACTGAGCAGGGGCGGAATGCAAAAGAACTTGTTCAGCACGGCGATGTATGCTCATTGTCTATCTGCGCAAACAATCTTGTGCGGAAAGGCTCAAGTATCGCAGACGGGGTTATCAGAGAGGTGAGTCTTGTGCTTTCCGGAATGAATCCCGGAGCTTATATCGACACAGTTCTGGATCATGGGGAAGGCTCCGAAGGGGAAGTCATTATCTACACCGGCGAAGAACTGGAATTGTATCATGCCGATTCGATTGATGACGGAAAAACCGATGATGGAAAGACCGACGAGGGGGAAACCGTAAAAGAAGTATTAGAAACACTTACCGAGAAACAGATGAAAGCGGTAGAGGTGCTTGTCGGAACAGCAATCGAAGAGGCGGCTGGAAAAGATGACAGTGGCAATTCCGGCAAAGAGGGAAAAGAGATTAATCATTCAGAAGGAGGAGAAAATCATATGAAATTTAATGTATTCGAGAAGGATAAAGATGGCGGCGAAGCTGTTCTCACCCATTCCGCTGAAATGGAAATTATCGGGATGGCAAAAGACAACACTGTGGGAAGCCTGCAGAAAGCTATGAAACTCTACTATGAAGATAACAAGGATACGCTGAAGCATGGCTTCGAAGACTATGGACAGTTATTCCCGGAGTACGAGCTGCTCGACAAAGGCGAACCGGAACTGCTGGAGCGTGACCAGAGCTGGATTGCGGCTGCGATGAGAAAAATCAGAAAGAGTCCCATCAGCAGAATCCGTACCAGACAGGCTGACGCGCGTATTGCAGAACTGCGTGCAAAAGGTTATCAGAAAAAGGGTGATGAGAAGACTATCACCGGACAGATTAAGCTTCTGAGCAGAACGACAGACCCGCAGACGGTGTATATCAAGGATACGATGCATCGTGATGACATTGTTGATATTACCGACTTTGATGTAGTTGCATATCAGTGGAGATATATGAGACATGTTCTCGACGAAGAGCTTGCCCAGGCAGCGTTGATTGGCGATGGTCGTGATGACGGGGATGCGGACAAGATTCATGAGGACCACATCCGTTCGATTTGGAACGATGCCGAACTGTATACGATGCATGTGGATGTTGACCTGGAAGCAGCTAAAACAAAACTCCAGGGAACAAACACTGGAGCAAACTTCGGCGAAAACTATATTATGACTGAAGCAATTATCGAAGCCGCGTTATATGCCCGCGAAGATTTCAAAGGAACCGGAACCCCGGATTTGTACTGCACACCTCATATGGTAAATCAGATGCTCCTCGCACGCGATTTGAATGGACGTCGGATTTACAATTCCAGAACGGACCTTGCTGCCGCGTTGAATGTCAATGAAATCCATACAGTTGAGCAGTTTGTGGGCAAGACCCGTACAGATGCGAATGGGAATACGAAGAAGCTGCTTGGTCTGTTTGTAAACCTTGCTGACTACACCTTTGGTTCGACCCGCGGGGGCGAGGTTACCAGATTTGAGGACTTCGATATGGATTTCAACCAGTATAAATATATGCTGGAAACGAGATTATCTGGTGGTCTTACCCGTGTTCAGTCGGCTATCGCGCTGGAGGAGCCGGTGACAACTGCGGGCTAA
- a CDS encoding HK97 gp10 family phage protein, producing the protein MISFRHKGNYSKATRYFERLREVVRLGVLDKYGRAGVDALSSATPVDSGETASSWGYEIEHSAGSSRIIFTNSHINKGVSIAIILQYGHGTGTGGYVEGRDYINPAIQPVFDNLVKEAWKEVTSI; encoded by the coding sequence ATGATTAGTTTCAGACACAAGGGCAATTACTCGAAAGCGACACGATACTTCGAAAGACTGAGGGAGGTCGTGCGGCTTGGGGTACTTGATAAATATGGTCGAGCCGGAGTAGACGCCCTTTCGTCTGCAACCCCGGTTGATTCGGGAGAAACCGCGAGTTCGTGGGGCTACGAAATCGAACATTCGGCTGGGTCGTCCAGAATCATATTTACCAATTCACACATTAATAAAGGCGTGTCCATCGCAATAATTTTGCAGTACGGGCATGGAACCGGAACAGGCGGATATGTGGAAGGGAGAGATTATATCAACCCTGCTATCCAGCCTGTTTTTGACAATCTGGTAAAAGAAGCGTGGAAGGAGGTTACTTCGATATGA
- a CDS encoding phage portal protein: protein MGLFNRLRRGWNAFMNKDPTWWSREQGAAYSRRPDRVHLTGGNERSIATSIYSRIALDVSLIDVCHCLLDENNRFRKTVDSGLNDCLTLAANKDQTARAFIQDCVMSMLDEGVVAIVPIDTDADPNTSDSFGIFSMRTGKILDWYPDSVKIRVYNDRTGEKEDIVMLKRAVCIVENPLYAVINEPNSNMQRLIKKLRLLDVTDERTASGKMDLIIQMPYSTRAPIKQAQAEKRRTEIENQLTNSQYGVAYIDSSEKVIQLNRSVENNLLKHIEYLTDMVFSQIGMTQSILNGSADEQTMLNYNNRIIEPIVSAITGEMRRKFLSEDARKERQTVMFFRDPFRLVPVNQIAEIADKFTRNEIMTSNEIRQVIGMKPSTDPKADLLQNSNIAQPARGKADAVAEKQDEKEDKNQNGKNRLRL, encoded by the coding sequence ATGGGATTGTTTAACCGACTCCGGCGTGGCTGGAACGCCTTTATGAACAAGGACCCGACATGGTGGAGTCGTGAGCAGGGAGCTGCCTATTCGCGTCGACCAGACAGGGTTCATCTGACTGGCGGAAACGAACGGTCGATTGCCACATCTATATATAGCCGTATAGCTCTGGATGTGTCATTGATAGACGTCTGTCACTGTCTTTTAGACGAAAATAACCGGTTTCGTAAGACAGTTGATAGCGGTCTGAACGATTGTCTGACGCTTGCTGCAAATAAAGACCAGACCGCAAGGGCGTTCATACAGGATTGCGTGATGTCCATGCTGGATGAGGGGGTTGTAGCGATTGTTCCTATCGATACAGATGCTGACCCGAACACGTCTGATTCTTTTGGAATCTTTTCGATGAGAACCGGAAAAATCCTGGACTGGTATCCGGATTCCGTGAAAATCCGCGTCTACAACGACCGTACTGGAGAAAAAGAAGACATCGTGATGCTGAAACGGGCGGTATGTATCGTCGAAAATCCGCTTTACGCCGTGATTAACGAGCCGAATTCGAATATGCAGCGGCTGATAAAGAAACTCCGTTTACTGGATGTGACAGACGAAAGAACGGCATCCGGAAAAATGGATTTGATTATTCAGATGCCGTATTCGACAAGAGCACCGATAAAGCAGGCGCAGGCGGAAAAACGAAGAACCGAAATAGAAAACCAGTTGACAAATTCGCAGTACGGGGTCGCGTATATCGACAGTTCTGAAAAAGTTATACAGCTTAACCGTTCGGTTGAGAATAATCTGCTCAAGCATATCGAGTATCTGACAGATATGGTGTTCAGCCAGATTGGTATGACCCAGAGCATACTGAACGGAAGCGCTGATGAGCAGACCATGCTCAATTATAATAACCGGATTATCGAGCCGATTGTTTCGGCAATTACCGGGGAGATGCGCCGCAAATTTCTCAGCGAAGATGCGCGCAAAGAAAGACAGACAGTTATGTTTTTCCGGGACCCGTTCAGACTGGTGCCAGTAAACCAGATTGCGGAAATTGCAGATAAGTTTACCAGAAATGAAATCATGACAAGCAATGAAATCAGACAGGTTATTGGAATGAAGCCGTCGACCGACCCGAAGGCAGACTTGCTTCAGAACAGTAATATCGCACAGCCTGCCAGAGGAAAAGCAGATGCTGTTGCGGAAAAACAGGACGAAAAGGAGGACAAAAATCAAAATGGCAAAAATCGATTGCGACTGTAG
- a CDS encoding DUF7253 family protein, with the protein MAKWCGKIGFAENVEQEPGVWVLRITERTYYGELVSNRWKRQNSGNVNDDLRILNDISIVADPYATEHYSQIVYAELDGVKWRVTDCDVQYPRLILTMGGVWNGESPGAAE; encoded by the coding sequence ATGGCGAAGTGGTGCGGAAAAATTGGGTTTGCAGAAAACGTAGAGCAGGAGCCGGGAGTATGGGTGCTTCGGATTACAGAGCGTACATATTACGGGGAACTGGTTAGTAACCGGTGGAAACGTCAGAATTCCGGAAACGTGAACGACGACCTCCGTATTCTGAACGACATCAGTATTGTGGCGGACCCATATGCCACCGAGCATTACTCACAAATAGTATATGCGGAATTAGACGGCGTGAAGTGGAGAGTAACGGATTGCGACGTTCAGTATCCGAGACTGATTCTGACGATGGGAGGTGTCTGGAATGGCGAGTCGCCTGGAGCTGCAGAGTAA
- a CDS encoding glucosaminidase domain-containing protein: MSNSSLVSYKKISPNKNSPRNHSIDTITIHCYVGQASVESAAGWFSRSDAECSCNYMIGTDGRIALIVDEKDRSWCSSSPSNDNRAITIECASDSTHPYAINDKVYSSLIKLCADICRRNNIKELKWRGDKSLIGQVDKQNMTVHRWFANKACPGDYIYNRLGKIVEEVNEMLGVEKTNGTQATAFKNLSEQDAVDKIMPLCVADMKRTGILASVTGAQFILESGYGKTVLAQNTNNCFGMKAYLSGNTWAGSTWDGTSIFTKPTQEQDTHGVSSTVVAAFRKYACVEDSIADHSAYLLGAMNGFKKRYAGLAECTDWEEAARIIKNGGYATDVEYVEKLRSIIDRFNLTEYDAGKETVAEKKWYLVRKTWVNVASQLGAFEKVDNAKKCADEHPGYTVYDDDGKIVYTSKNPDKKFPYEVKIDIDNLNIRTGPGTNYAKTGSMTGRGIFTIVEEASGEGSTSGWGRLLSGAGWISLDYAEKK; this comes from the coding sequence ATGAGCAACAGTTCTCTGGTTAGTTATAAAAAAATAAGTCCGAACAAAAATAGTCCGAGAAACCACTCGATTGACACAATCACAATCCACTGCTATGTCGGACAGGCTTCCGTTGAGTCGGCAGCGGGCTGGTTCAGTCGGTCGGATGCTGAATGTAGCTGTAATTATATGATAGGGACAGACGGGCGAATCGCTCTGATTGTTGACGAAAAAGACCGGTCGTGGTGCTCATCAAGCCCATCAAATGACAACCGTGCGATTACTATCGAGTGTGCCAGCGATTCCACGCATCCGTATGCGATTAATGACAAAGTATACAGTTCCCTTATTAAGCTGTGTGCGGATATCTGCAGACGCAACAATATTAAGGAACTGAAATGGCGCGGGGATAAGTCCCTAATCGGACAGGTCGATAAACAGAACATGACAGTACATCGCTGGTTTGCAAACAAAGCCTGCCCTGGGGATTACATATATAACCGGCTCGGAAAGATTGTGGAAGAAGTAAATGAAATGCTTGGCGTTGAAAAAACGAATGGGACCCAGGCGACTGCGTTTAAAAATTTGTCTGAGCAGGATGCCGTCGACAAAATCATGCCGTTATGCGTAGCTGACATGAAACGGACCGGGATCCTTGCTTCGGTAACCGGCGCGCAATTTATTCTGGAATCTGGTTATGGAAAAACAGTCCTTGCCCAGAATACGAACAACTGTTTTGGAATGAAGGCTTACCTGTCGGGTAATACCTGGGCTGGGAGTACCTGGGATGGAACGAGTATCTTTACTAAACCGACCCAGGAGCAGGATACACACGGAGTGTCGTCCACGGTTGTTGCTGCTTTCCGGAAATATGCGTGTGTGGAAGATTCTATCGCCGACCACAGCGCTTATCTGCTCGGAGCGATGAATGGCTTTAAGAAACGGTATGCTGGTCTGGCAGAATGCACGGACTGGGAAGAGGCAGCCCGAATTATTAAAAACGGCGGATATGCGACCGATGTCGAATATGTAGAAAAGCTTCGTTCGATTATTGACCGATTTAACCTTACGGAATACGACGCGGGCAAAGAGACAGTGGCTGAGAAGAAGTGGTACCTGGTCCGTAAAACATGGGTGAATGTAGCGTCGCAGCTTGGGGCTTTCGAGAAGGTCGATAATGCGAAGAAGTGCGCAGACGAGCATCCCGGATATACCGTTTACGACGATGACGGAAAAATCGTCTATACGAGTAAAAATCCGGATAAAAAATTTCCCTATGAAGTAAAAATCGACATCGATAATCTGAATATTCGCACTGGTCCTGGCACGAATTACGCAAAAACTGGAAGTATGACCGGACGTGGCATCTTCACCATTGTTGAGGAAGCATCTGGCGAAGGTTCTACTTCCGGCTGGGGAAGACTGTTGTCTGGTGCTGGCTGGATTAGTCTGGATTACGCTGAAAAGAAGTGA